A single Ptiloglossa arizonensis isolate GNS036 chromosome 2, iyPtiAriz1_principal, whole genome shotgun sequence DNA region contains:
- the Rdgb gene encoding retinal degeneration B isoform X4 gives MLIKEYRIPLPLTVEEYRIAQLYMIAKKSRVESQGAGSGVEIIVNEPYTNGPGENGQYTHKLYHVGRHLPEWFKSLIPRSALIVKEEAWNSYPYTKTRYTTPFIEKFSIEIETYYFPDNGFQENVFKLSGSDLRNRIVDVIDIVKDQHLGEYVKDEDPKLYVSQKSGRGPLNETWLEDYWADVKVAKQQPTPSGKSLMCAYKLCRVEFRYWGLQTKLEKFIHDTALRKTMLRAHTQAWAWQDEWIGLTMEDIREIERQTQLALQRRMGAVEGAEEAVEENQDASPTSASPQESDVAMTLAATLGSIEKNEDLQSPPSVRKSSDIPVMNTTASSEGEPSPEDSPTEVPEPRTAPPEEKIDTRKGWKKNKAAVHSPCSNKSFDIQMANWRMESIVRESESGSEDEYFDCQESFGDNTSLAKWSSLDLLAEEEDNTFTSPTTADKEDDTIFSPTYLQRMACERSSKRLQISTSASIDASCPASPQHSPTHQPCKTTVLLIAMHAGSVLDANSDLTAKKSDITTFKGAFESVMRQHYPSMVGHVAIKFVSCPSICTEGLGILSSLSPYSFDVSPSSMDAPQVTHDTIPIGAIPLFASSTPEYQDAVSRVIVGANQIYHEFIKSEEGRGFTGQICLVGDSVGAILTYDALCRSSHSRHNSENNILSNQGVENNEDGKHLAAPSPRRKSSSTSDSQQHTKLDFEVGEFFMFGSPLALVLAYRKISSGGDKNSNIKRPFVNQVYNLFHPTDPVAARLEPLISARFSLLAPVNVARYQKYPLGNGQPYHLLEAIQTNPQLFTDGLNISNMSISHLRRLSDISIHSTMSVTQKWWGTKRLDYALYCPEGLANFPTNALPHLFHASYWESSDVIAFIVRQLGRFDLPILSNEEKELTCFRPGQPREKWNKKRTSVKLKNVAANHRANDVIVREGAPQVLVARFMYSPIDVIALTGEKVDIHIMKDAPGGEWTYLSTEVTDKNGRITYKIPDDKALSYGLYPVKMIVRGDHTSVDFLLTVIPPKTECVVFSIDGSFTASMSVSGKDPKVRAGAVDVVRHWQELGYLIIYITARPDMQQQKVVSWLSQHNFPHGLVSFADGFSTDPLSHKAAYLNKLVQEHGVIIHHAYGSSKDISVYTAINLQPNQIFIIGKVPKKHHALATILHDGYAAHLTTLQAHGGSRPAQGNARMVIPRYQFGLPGQNASLRRRSSFRLAKRAISQPIPSKMALPLERSTSVGPSIAPQTGPATRTTAPEKL, from the exons ATGTTGATAAAAGAGTATCGAATACCGCTGCCTCTCACCGTCGAGGAATACAGAATCGCTCAGCTTTATATGATTGCG AAAAAATCCCGCGTAGAGAGCCAAGGAGCAGGTAGCGGTGTTGAGATCATAGTGAACGAACCTTACACCAACGGACCAGGTGAAAATGGACAGTACACACACAAGCTATACCACGTGGGCCGTCATCTCCCGGAATGGTTCAAAAGTTTGATACCGAGATCGGCGTTGATCGTCAAGGAGGAAGCATGGAACTCTTATCCCTACACGAAGACACGTTACACGACACCCTTCATCGAGAAATTCTCCATCGAGATAGAAACGTATTATTTCCCCGATAACGGTTTCCAAGAGAACGTGTTCAAGCTGAGCGGTAGCGATCTCAGAAACAGAATCGTCG ACGTGATCGACATCGTCAAGGACCAGCATCTGGGCGAGTACGTGAAAGACGAAGACCCGAAGTTGTACGTGTCCCAGAAAAGCGGCAGAGGACCTCTCAACGAAACATGGCTGGAGGATTACTGGGCCGACGTGAAAGTA GCCAAACAACAACCGACACCGAGCGGAAAGTCGTTGATGTGCGCTTACAAACTATGTCGCGTAGAATTCCGTTACTGGGGCCTGCAAACAAAATTGGAGAAGTTTATACACGATACAG CGTTACGAAAAACCATGTTGCGTGCGCACACGCAAGCTTGGGCCTGGCAGGACGAATGGATCGGTTTGACCATGGAGGACATCCGAGAAATCGAACGACAAACTCAGCTGGCCCTTCAACGAAGAATGGGGGCCGTCGAGGGCGCCGAAGAAGCCGTCGAGGAGAACCAAGATGCATCTCCTACCAGTGCGTCTCCTCAGGAATCGGACGTTGCCATGACCTTGGCCGCAACACTTGGAAGCATCGAGAAGAACGAGGATCTCCAGAGTCCACCGAGCGTGAGGAAGTCGTCCGATATACCTGTGATGAACACGACAGCCAGCTCCGAAGGTGAACCGAGCCCCGAGGATTCGCCCACCGAAGTACCAGAACCTAG AACTGCTCCTCCAGAGGAGAAAATTGATACCAGGAAAGGATGGAAGAAGAATAAGGCAGCGGTGCACTCACCTTGTTCGAATAAGAGTTTCGATATACAGATGGCGAATTGGCGTATGGAAAGTATCGTTAGAGAATCTGAATCGGGTAGCGAGGACGAGTACTTCGATTGCCAAG AGAGCTTTGGAGATAACACTTCATTAGCTAAATGGAGTTCTTTGGATCTTCTAGCAGAAGAGGAGGACAATACGTTCACTTCGCCCACCACTGCGGACAAAGAAG ACGACACAATATTCTCACCTACGTATCTTCAACGAATGGCTTGTGAACGTAGCAGTAAAAGATTGCAAATCTCTACATCGGCCAGCATCGATGCCTCGTGTCCAGCTTCACCTCAACATTCTCCGACTCATCAACCCTGCAAAACTACCGTGCTTCTTATTGCGATGCATGCTGGAAGCGTGTTAG atGCCAATTCTGACTTAACTGCTAAAAAATCAGACATTACAACTTTCAAAGGAGCATTCGAATCGGTCATGAGACAACACTATCCCAGTATGGTCGGACATGTCGCTATTAAGTTTGTTTCGTGTCCTTCTATCTGTACCGAAGGTCTAGGTATTTTATCCAG TTTAAGTCCATACAGTTTCGACGTATCACCTTCCTCTATGGATGCTCCTCAGGTGACACACGATACTATCCCAATTGGTGCAATACCATTGTTCGCTAGTTCCACTCCCGAGTATCAGGATGCCGTCTCGCGAGTCATAGTTGGAGCAAATCAAATCTACCACGAGTTCATTAAAAGCGAAGAGGGTCGAGGTTTTACGGGGCAGATTTGCTTGGTTGGAGATTCAGTAGGAGCAATTTTAACATACGACGCTTTGTGTAGATCATCTCACTCTAGACATAATAGTGAAAACAATATTTTGAGTAATCAAGGTGTTGAGAATAACGAAGACGGTAAACATTTAGCTGCACCTTCTCCTAGAAGAAAATCTTCTAGTACAAG TGATAGTCAACAGCATACTAAATTGGACTTTGAAGTTGGAGAATTTTTTATGTTCGGCAGTCCACTTGCTTTAGTTCTGGCGtatagaaaaatttcttcgggcggtgataaaaatagtaatataaAAAGGCCGTTTGTAAATCAGGTGTATAACTTATTCCATCCTACTGATCCTGTAGCTGCTAGGCTAGAGCCACTGATCTCTGCGAGATTTTCTCTCCTTGCACCCGTTAACGTGGCTCGATATCAAAAGTATCCACTTGGGAATGGGCAGCCGTACCATTTGT TGGAAGCAATTCAGACAAATCCACAATTATTTACCGATGGTCTAAACATTTCAAACATGTCAATCTCTCACTTAAGGCGGCTGTCCGATATATCGATTCACAGTACTATGTCCG TAACGCAAAAATGGTGGGGCACAAAGAGATTGGACTATGCGCTCTACTGTCCGGAGGGTTTAGCGAATTTTCCTACGAACGCTTTACCTCATCTTTTTCATGCTAGTTATTGGGAATCATCCGACGTGATTGCATTCATTGTACGACAGTTAGGCAGATTCGACTTACCAATACTCAGCAACGAGGAGAAGGAATTAACTTGTTTCCGTCCAGGTCAACCTAGAGAAAAGTGGAATAAGAAACGTACTTCTGTTAAGTTAAAG AATGTGGCTGCCAATCATAGAGCAAATGATGTAATTGTCAGAGAAGGAGCACCACAAGTGTTGGTAGCTAGATTTATGTATAGTCCAATTGACGTTATCGCTTTAACAG GTGAGAAGGTAGACATTCACATTATGAAAGATGCTCCTGGTGGAGAATGGACGTACTTATCGACCGAAGTAACTGATAAGAATGGTAGAATAACATATAAAATACCTGACGACAAAGCATTGAGCTATGGACTTTATCCAGTTAAAATGATCGTTAG GGGCGATCATACATCTGTAGACTTTTTATTGACTGTGATTCCACCAAAAACAGAGTGTGTGGTATTTAGCATAGATGGTTCGTTCACGGCAAGTATGTCTGTTAGCGGGAAAGATCCGAAGGTTAGAGCAGGAGCTGTTGACGTTGTCAG ACACTGGCAAGAACTgggttatttaattatttatattaccgCGAGGCCTGACATGCAACAGCAGAAAGTTGTTTCCTGGTTGTCTCAACATAACTTCCCTCATGGTCTTGTATCCTTTGCGGACGGTTTTTCAACGGATCCACTCAGTCATAAAGCTGCGTACTTAAATAAACTCGTCCAG gaGCACGGTGTAATAATTCACCACGCATATGGCAGTAGCAAAGATATTAGTGTTTACACCGCAATTAATCTTCAGCCAAATCAAATTTTCATCATCGGAAAAGTGCCAAAGAAGCACCACGCTCTTGCGACGATTCTCCATGACGGTTATGCCGCTCATTTAACGACGCTACAGGCGCATGGAGGTTCGAGGCCTGCTCAGGGTAATGCGCGCATGGTGATCCCGAGATATCAGTTTGGTTTACCCGGACAAAATGCTTCTCTACGGCGGAGAAG CTCTTTCAGGCTGGCCAAGCGTGCAATATCACAACCCATCCCGAGCAAGATGGCGTTGCCCTTGGAGCGATCAACGAGCGTTGGTCCATCAATTGCGCCGCAGACCGGGCCAGCCACCAGAACCACGGCACCGGAGAAACTCTGA
- the Rdgb gene encoding retinal degeneration B isoform X2, producing the protein MLIKEYRIPLPLTVEEYRIAQLYMIAKKSRVESQGAGSGVEIIVNEPYTNGPGENGQYTHKLYHVGRHLPEWFKSLIPRSALIVKEEAWNSYPYTKTRYTTPFIEKFSIEIETYYFPDNGFQENVFKLSGSDLRNRIVDVIDIVKDQHLGEYVKDEDPKLYVSQKSGRGPLNETWLEDYWADVKVAKQQPTPSGKSLMCAYKLCRVEFRYWGLQTKLEKFIHDTALRKTMLRAHTQAWAWQDEWIGLTMEDIREIERQTQLALQRRMGAVEGAEEAVEENQDASPTSASPQESDVAMTLAATLGSIEKNEDLQSPPSVRKSSDIPVMNTTASSEGEPSPEDSPTEVPEPRTAPPEEKIDTRKGWKKNKAAVHSPCSNKSFDIQMANWRMESIVRESESGSEDEYFDCQESFGDNTSLAKWSSLDLLAEEEDNTFTSPTTADKEDDTIFSPTYLQRMACERSSKRLQISTSASIDASCPASPQHSPTHQPCKTTVLLIAMHAGSVLDANSDLTAKKSDITTFKGAFESVMRQHYPSMVGHVAIKFVSCPSICTEGLGILSSLSPYSFDVSPSSMDAPQVTHDTIPIGAIPLFASSTPEYQDAVSRVIVGANQIYHEFIKSEEGRGFTGQICLVGDSVGAILTYDALCRSSHSRHNSENNILSNQGVENNEDGKHLAAPSPRRKSSSTSDSQQHTKLDFEVGEFFMFGSPLALVLAYRKISSGGDKNSNIKRPFVNQVYNLFHPTDPVAARLEPLISARFSLLAPVNVARYQKYPLGNGQPYHLLEAIQTNPQLFTDGLNISNMSISHLRRLSDISIHSTMSGMVENVPLQIVSNLTQKWWGTKRLDYALYCPEGLANFPTNALPHLFHASYWESSDVIAFIVRQLGRFDLPILSNEEKELTCFRPGQPREKWNKKRTSVKLKNVAANHRANDVIVREGAPQVLVARFMYSPIDVIALTGEKVDIHIMKDAPGGEWTYLSTEVTDKNGRITYKIPDDKALSYGLYPVKMIVRGDHTSVDFLLTVIPPKTECVVFSIDGSFTASMSVSGKDPKVRAGAVDVVRHWQELGYLIIYITARPDMQQQKVVSWLSQHNFPHGLVSFADGFSTDPLSHKAAYLNKLVQEHGVIIHHAYGSSKDISVYTAINLQPNQIFIIGKVPKKHHALATILHDGYAAHLTTLQAHGGSRPAQGNARMVIPRYQFGLPGQNASLRRRRLAKRAISQPIPSKMALPLERSTSVGPSIAPQTGPATRTTAPEKL; encoded by the exons ATGTTGATAAAAGAGTATCGAATACCGCTGCCTCTCACCGTCGAGGAATACAGAATCGCTCAGCTTTATATGATTGCG AAAAAATCCCGCGTAGAGAGCCAAGGAGCAGGTAGCGGTGTTGAGATCATAGTGAACGAACCTTACACCAACGGACCAGGTGAAAATGGACAGTACACACACAAGCTATACCACGTGGGCCGTCATCTCCCGGAATGGTTCAAAAGTTTGATACCGAGATCGGCGTTGATCGTCAAGGAGGAAGCATGGAACTCTTATCCCTACACGAAGACACGTTACACGACACCCTTCATCGAGAAATTCTCCATCGAGATAGAAACGTATTATTTCCCCGATAACGGTTTCCAAGAGAACGTGTTCAAGCTGAGCGGTAGCGATCTCAGAAACAGAATCGTCG ACGTGATCGACATCGTCAAGGACCAGCATCTGGGCGAGTACGTGAAAGACGAAGACCCGAAGTTGTACGTGTCCCAGAAAAGCGGCAGAGGACCTCTCAACGAAACATGGCTGGAGGATTACTGGGCCGACGTGAAAGTA GCCAAACAACAACCGACACCGAGCGGAAAGTCGTTGATGTGCGCTTACAAACTATGTCGCGTAGAATTCCGTTACTGGGGCCTGCAAACAAAATTGGAGAAGTTTATACACGATACAG CGTTACGAAAAACCATGTTGCGTGCGCACACGCAAGCTTGGGCCTGGCAGGACGAATGGATCGGTTTGACCATGGAGGACATCCGAGAAATCGAACGACAAACTCAGCTGGCCCTTCAACGAAGAATGGGGGCCGTCGAGGGCGCCGAAGAAGCCGTCGAGGAGAACCAAGATGCATCTCCTACCAGTGCGTCTCCTCAGGAATCGGACGTTGCCATGACCTTGGCCGCAACACTTGGAAGCATCGAGAAGAACGAGGATCTCCAGAGTCCACCGAGCGTGAGGAAGTCGTCCGATATACCTGTGATGAACACGACAGCCAGCTCCGAAGGTGAACCGAGCCCCGAGGATTCGCCCACCGAAGTACCAGAACCTAG AACTGCTCCTCCAGAGGAGAAAATTGATACCAGGAAAGGATGGAAGAAGAATAAGGCAGCGGTGCACTCACCTTGTTCGAATAAGAGTTTCGATATACAGATGGCGAATTGGCGTATGGAAAGTATCGTTAGAGAATCTGAATCGGGTAGCGAGGACGAGTACTTCGATTGCCAAG AGAGCTTTGGAGATAACACTTCATTAGCTAAATGGAGTTCTTTGGATCTTCTAGCAGAAGAGGAGGACAATACGTTCACTTCGCCCACCACTGCGGACAAAGAAG ACGACACAATATTCTCACCTACGTATCTTCAACGAATGGCTTGTGAACGTAGCAGTAAAAGATTGCAAATCTCTACATCGGCCAGCATCGATGCCTCGTGTCCAGCTTCACCTCAACATTCTCCGACTCATCAACCCTGCAAAACTACCGTGCTTCTTATTGCGATGCATGCTGGAAGCGTGTTAG atGCCAATTCTGACTTAACTGCTAAAAAATCAGACATTACAACTTTCAAAGGAGCATTCGAATCGGTCATGAGACAACACTATCCCAGTATGGTCGGACATGTCGCTATTAAGTTTGTTTCGTGTCCTTCTATCTGTACCGAAGGTCTAGGTATTTTATCCAG TTTAAGTCCATACAGTTTCGACGTATCACCTTCCTCTATGGATGCTCCTCAGGTGACACACGATACTATCCCAATTGGTGCAATACCATTGTTCGCTAGTTCCACTCCCGAGTATCAGGATGCCGTCTCGCGAGTCATAGTTGGAGCAAATCAAATCTACCACGAGTTCATTAAAAGCGAAGAGGGTCGAGGTTTTACGGGGCAGATTTGCTTGGTTGGAGATTCAGTAGGAGCAATTTTAACATACGACGCTTTGTGTAGATCATCTCACTCTAGACATAATAGTGAAAACAATATTTTGAGTAATCAAGGTGTTGAGAATAACGAAGACGGTAAACATTTAGCTGCACCTTCTCCTAGAAGAAAATCTTCTAGTACAAG TGATAGTCAACAGCATACTAAATTGGACTTTGAAGTTGGAGAATTTTTTATGTTCGGCAGTCCACTTGCTTTAGTTCTGGCGtatagaaaaatttcttcgggcggtgataaaaatagtaatataaAAAGGCCGTTTGTAAATCAGGTGTATAACTTATTCCATCCTACTGATCCTGTAGCTGCTAGGCTAGAGCCACTGATCTCTGCGAGATTTTCTCTCCTTGCACCCGTTAACGTGGCTCGATATCAAAAGTATCCACTTGGGAATGGGCAGCCGTACCATTTGT TGGAAGCAATTCAGACAAATCCACAATTATTTACCGATGGTCTAAACATTTCAAACATGTCAATCTCTCACTTAAGGCGGCTGTCCGATATATCGATTCACAGTACTATGTCCGGTATGGTTGAAAATGTTCCTTTACAAATAGTATCTAATT TAACGCAAAAATGGTGGGGCACAAAGAGATTGGACTATGCGCTCTACTGTCCGGAGGGTTTAGCGAATTTTCCTACGAACGCTTTACCTCATCTTTTTCATGCTAGTTATTGGGAATCATCCGACGTGATTGCATTCATTGTACGACAGTTAGGCAGATTCGACTTACCAATACTCAGCAACGAGGAGAAGGAATTAACTTGTTTCCGTCCAGGTCAACCTAGAGAAAAGTGGAATAAGAAACGTACTTCTGTTAAGTTAAAG AATGTGGCTGCCAATCATAGAGCAAATGATGTAATTGTCAGAGAAGGAGCACCACAAGTGTTGGTAGCTAGATTTATGTATAGTCCAATTGACGTTATCGCTTTAACAG GTGAGAAGGTAGACATTCACATTATGAAAGATGCTCCTGGTGGAGAATGGACGTACTTATCGACCGAAGTAACTGATAAGAATGGTAGAATAACATATAAAATACCTGACGACAAAGCATTGAGCTATGGACTTTATCCAGTTAAAATGATCGTTAG GGGCGATCATACATCTGTAGACTTTTTATTGACTGTGATTCCACCAAAAACAGAGTGTGTGGTATTTAGCATAGATGGTTCGTTCACGGCAAGTATGTCTGTTAGCGGGAAAGATCCGAAGGTTAGAGCAGGAGCTGTTGACGTTGTCAG ACACTGGCAAGAACTgggttatttaattatttatattaccgCGAGGCCTGACATGCAACAGCAGAAAGTTGTTTCCTGGTTGTCTCAACATAACTTCCCTCATGGTCTTGTATCCTTTGCGGACGGTTTTTCAACGGATCCACTCAGTCATAAAGCTGCGTACTTAAATAAACTCGTCCAG gaGCACGGTGTAATAATTCACCACGCATATGGCAGTAGCAAAGATATTAGTGTTTACACCGCAATTAATCTTCAGCCAAATCAAATTTTCATCATCGGAAAAGTGCCAAAGAAGCACCACGCTCTTGCGACGATTCTCCATGACGGTTATGCCGCTCATTTAACGACGCTACAGGCGCATGGAGGTTCGAGGCCTGCTCAGGGTAATGCGCGCATGGTGATCCCGAGATATCAGTTTGGTTTACCCGGACAAAATGCTTCTCTACGGCGGAGAAG GCTGGCCAAGCGTGCAATATCACAACCCATCCCGAGCAAGATGGCGTTGCCCTTGGAGCGATCAACGAGCGTTGGTCCATCAATTGCGCCGCAGACCGGGCCAGCCACCAGAACCACGGCACCGGAGAAACTCTGA